The following are encoded in a window of Mumia flava genomic DNA:
- the tal gene encoding transaldolase — protein sequence MTDRLRALSDAGVSVWLDDLSRELTETGALQSLVTEDSVVGVTSNPTIFASAIKEGERYEGQTDELLAADPQLSVAELIRELTTTDVRSACRILRPVYDATDGKDGRVSLEVDPTLAYETDATIEQARTLWSKVGEPNMFIKIPATREGLPAIAATIAAGISVNVTLLFSLERYREVLDAYAYGLEQAAADGIDLSTIRSVASIFVSRIDSEVDKRLDAIGSEQAAGLKGQAGIANSRLAYAEFEAFTATDRWQELAAKGANPQRPLWASTGVKNPDYPDTLYVTELVGPDVVNTMPGATLKAFKDHGEITGDHLTGSGAQARRTVDELGAVGVDYDDVMATLESEGVEKFESSWGDLVRTVQDQLTAARARTA from the coding sequence ATGACCGACCGACTCCGAGCACTGAGCGACGCAGGCGTGTCCGTCTGGCTCGACGACCTGTCCCGGGAGCTGACCGAGACCGGCGCGCTGCAGAGCCTGGTCACCGAGGACAGCGTCGTCGGGGTGACCAGCAACCCGACGATCTTCGCCTCCGCCATCAAGGAGGGCGAACGCTACGAGGGCCAGACCGACGAGCTCCTCGCTGCCGACCCGCAGCTCAGCGTCGCCGAGCTGATCCGGGAGCTCACCACGACCGACGTCCGCTCGGCCTGCCGGATCCTCCGCCCGGTCTACGACGCGACCGACGGCAAGGACGGACGGGTCTCGCTGGAGGTCGACCCGACGCTCGCGTACGAGACCGACGCGACCATCGAGCAGGCCAGGACCCTGTGGTCGAAGGTCGGCGAGCCGAACATGTTCATCAAGATCCCCGCGACCCGCGAGGGCCTGCCCGCGATCGCGGCGACGATCGCGGCCGGGATCAGCGTCAACGTCACGCTGCTGTTCTCCCTCGAGCGCTACCGCGAGGTCCTGGACGCCTACGCGTACGGCCTGGAGCAGGCGGCCGCCGACGGCATCGACCTCTCCACGATCCGGTCGGTTGCGTCGATCTTCGTCAGCCGGATCGACTCCGAGGTCGACAAGCGGCTCGACGCGATCGGGTCCGAGCAGGCCGCCGGCCTCAAGGGGCAGGCCGGGATCGCCAACTCGCGGCTCGCCTACGCCGAGTTCGAGGCCTTCACGGCAACCGATCGCTGGCAGGAGCTGGCCGCGAAGGGTGCGAACCCGCAGCGCCCGTTGTGGGCGTCGACCGGGGTGAAGAACCCGGACTACCCCGACACGCTGTACGTCACCGAGCTCGTCGGCCCCGACGTCGTGAACACGATGCCCGGGGCAACGCTGAAGGCCTTCAAGGACCACGGCGAGATCACCGGCGACCATCTCACCGGCAGCGGTGCGCAGGCCCGCCGGACCGTCGACGAGCTCGGCGCGGTCGGCGTCGACTACGACGACGTGATGGCCACGCTGGAGTCGGAGGGCGTGGAGAAGTTCGAGTCGTCGTGGGGCGACCTCGTGCGGACGGTGCAGGACCAGCTGACGGCAGCGCGGGCCCGGACCGCGTGA
- the tkt gene encoding transketolase: MSSKTLEWTDLDQKAVDTVRVLAMDAVQKVGNGHPGTAMSLAPAAYLLYNKLMRHNPSDPHWMARDRFVLSCGHSSLTQYIQLYLTGYGLELDDLESLRTWGSRTPGHPEFRHTPGVEVTTGPLGQGVGNAVGMAMASRRMHGLLDPDAPLGESLFDHHVYAIASDGDLEEGVSSEASSLAGTQQLGNLTMIWDDNHISIEDDTAIAFNEDVLKRYEAYGWHVQMVDWTHGGTEYGEDVEGLWAALQEAEDVTDRPSLIALRTIIAWPSPGAQNTGAAHGSALGADEVAATKEVLGFDPERSFEVADDVIAHTREARSRGTAEQEAWQERYEQWRSAQPERAAFLDRITARELPEGWTDGLPTFDADEKGVATRKASGEFLTAAAEQLPELWGGSADLAGSNNTTPKGQPSFIPAEHSTKMFEGNEYGRVLHFGIREHGMGAILNGIALHGPTRPYGGTFLVFSDYMRPSVRLAALMQLPVTYVWTHDSIGLGEDGPTHQPIEHLAALRAIPGLDVIRPADANETVAAWTKVVQSPTHPAALALSRQNLPVFPREADGFASVEGVANGGYVLLDTDGDPDVVLVATGSEVQLAVAAREQLAADGVAARVVSMPCREWFDAQSADYRDSVIPPHVRARVSVEAGVAQGWREVVGDAGRTVSLEHYGASAAYETLYEQFGITADAVVAAAKESLAAAQHTGGVSVFARPQTTVLPQTDH, encoded by the coding sequence GTGAGCAGCAAGACCCTGGAGTGGACCGACCTCGACCAGAAGGCGGTCGACACCGTCCGTGTCCTCGCGATGGACGCCGTCCAGAAGGTCGGCAACGGCCACCCCGGTACGGCGATGAGCCTGGCGCCCGCTGCGTACCTCCTCTACAACAAGCTGATGCGCCACAACCCGAGCGACCCGCACTGGATGGCGCGCGACCGGTTCGTGCTGTCCTGCGGCCACTCGAGCCTCACCCAGTACATCCAGCTGTACCTCACCGGCTACGGGCTCGAGCTCGACGACCTCGAGTCGCTGCGGACCTGGGGCAGCCGGACCCCCGGCCACCCCGAGTTCCGGCACACCCCGGGCGTGGAGGTCACGACCGGCCCGCTCGGCCAGGGCGTCGGCAACGCCGTCGGCATGGCGATGGCGTCGCGACGGATGCACGGCCTGCTGGATCCGGATGCTCCGCTCGGCGAGAGCCTGTTCGACCACCACGTGTACGCGATCGCGTCCGACGGCGACCTGGAGGAGGGCGTGTCGTCGGAGGCGAGCTCGCTGGCCGGGACGCAGCAGCTCGGCAACCTGACGATGATCTGGGACGACAACCACATCTCGATCGAGGACGACACCGCGATCGCGTTCAACGAGGACGTGCTCAAGCGCTACGAGGCGTACGGCTGGCACGTCCAGATGGTCGACTGGACGCACGGCGGCACCGAGTACGGCGAGGACGTCGAGGGCCTGTGGGCCGCGCTCCAGGAGGCCGAGGACGTCACCGACCGGCCCAGCCTGATCGCATTGCGCACCATCATCGCGTGGCCCTCGCCCGGCGCCCAGAACACCGGCGCAGCCCACGGATCGGCCCTCGGCGCCGACGAGGTCGCGGCGACGAAGGAGGTGCTCGGATTCGATCCCGAGCGCAGCTTCGAGGTCGCCGACGACGTCATCGCGCACACCCGTGAGGCACGCTCCCGCGGCACCGCCGAGCAGGAGGCCTGGCAGGAGCGGTACGAGCAGTGGCGCTCCGCGCAGCCGGAGCGTGCGGCGTTCCTCGACCGGATCACCGCCCGCGAGCTGCCCGAGGGATGGACCGACGGCCTCCCGACGTTCGACGCGGACGAGAAGGGCGTCGCGACGCGCAAGGCGTCGGGCGAGTTCCTGACCGCCGCCGCCGAGCAGCTGCCCGAGCTGTGGGGCGGCTCCGCGGACCTCGCCGGCTCGAACAACACGACCCCGAAGGGCCAGCCGTCCTTCATCCCCGCCGAGCACAGCACCAAGATGTTCGAGGGCAACGAGTACGGCCGGGTCCTGCACTTCGGGATCCGCGAGCACGGCATGGGGGCGATCCTCAACGGCATCGCGCTGCACGGCCCGACGCGCCCGTACGGCGGCACGTTCCTCGTGTTCTCCGACTACATGCGCCCCTCCGTACGGCTGGCCGCGCTGATGCAGCTGCCGGTCACGTACGTGTGGACCCACGACTCGATCGGCCTGGGCGAGGACGGCCCGACCCACCAGCCGATCGAGCATCTCGCCGCGCTGCGGGCGATCCCGGGTCTCGACGTGATCCGCCCGGCCGACGCGAACGAGACCGTCGCGGCGTGGACCAAGGTCGTACAGAGCCCGACCCACCCGGCCGCGCTCGCGCTCAGCCGCCAGAACCTCCCGGTCTTCCCGCGCGAGGCCGACGGGTTCGCCTCGGTCGAGGGCGTCGCGAACGGCGGCTACGTGCTGCTCGACACCGACGGCGATCCCGACGTCGTGCTGGTCGCGACCGGCTCCGAGGTGCAGCTCGCCGTCGCCGCGCGCGAGCAGCTGGCCGCCGACGGCGTCGCCGCGCGGGTCGTGTCGATGCCGTGCCGCGAGTGGTTCGACGCGCAGAGCGCCGACTACCGCGACTCCGTGATCCCCCCGCACGTGCGGGCACGGGTGAGCGTCGAGGCGGGCGTGGCCCAGGGCTGGCGCGAGGTGGTCGGCGACGCCGGCCGCACGGTCAGCCTCGAGCACTACGGTGCCTCGGCGGCGTACGAGACGCTGTACGAGCAGTTCGGCATCACCGCCGACGCCGTGGTCGCGGCCGCCAAGGAGAGCCTCGCGGCCGCCCAGCACACCGGCGGGGTGAGCGTCTTCGCCCGCCCCCAGACCACGGTGCTGCCGCAGACCGACCACTGA